One Diospyros lotus cultivar Yz01 chromosome 1, ASM1463336v1, whole genome shotgun sequence genomic window carries:
- the LOC127806689 gene encoding uncharacterized protein LOC127806689, whose protein sequence is MGKIWVEVCLISARGLRRTSTLFKLQWYAIGWIDPNNKYCSRIDASGNANPVWKTKFSALVDNSEASLQDLAVHVEVYSREPIFLRERLQGTATIVLKEFLCKYMKNSEVPQPVQEVGSFQLRKRNSSKPQGFVDVSIRVSEEKEEASSYTGNEEGFRLRERDHHNYEITLSIEQSQAHPPRFPPAPFRLPENHPPSNSAYPHPVPSPASPSSSGGRLAPIYTSASGPGYQPPRTPPPPPPPSNVGYIPTFLPRTDHVPPSYINMPAAGAASGRPGGGGFGMGVGAGALAAGAVIFGDDFMSGFDVPAGLQYPSLTLVTDPPF, encoded by the exons ATGGGAAAAATCTGGGTGGAAGTATGCTTGATTTCAGCCCGGGGTCTCCGGCGTACGTCGACGCTGTTTAAGCTCCAGTGGTACGCTATCGGGTGGATCGATCCAAACAACAAATACTGCAGCAGGATTGATGCTTCTGGCAATGCCAATCCAGTTTGGAAGACCAAGTTTTCAGCTTTGGTTGATAACTCAGAAGCAAGCCTCCAAGATTTGGCAGTGCATGTTGAAGTTTACAGTAGGGAGCCTATCTTTCTCAGGGAAAGGCTCCAGGGGActgcaactattgttcttaagGAGTTCTTGTGCAAGTATATGAAGAATTCTGAAGTTCCCCAGCCAGTTCAAGAAGTAGGAAGCTTTCAACTGCGGAAAAGGAATTCCAGCAAGCCCCAAGGATTTGTCGATGTTTCAATCCGGGTTTcagaggaaaaggaagaagccAGTTCTTATACAG GTAATGAAGAGGGATTCAGACTCAGGGAGAGGGATCATCACAACTATGAAATCACCTTGAGCATTGAACAGTCACAGGCACATCCTCCAAGGTTTCCTCCGGCACCATTCCGCCTGCCGGAAAATCATCCACCATCAAACTCTGCATACCCCCACCCTGTGCCATCACCTGCAAGCCCCAGTTCATCAGGAGGAAGACTGGCACCGATCTATACATCAGCTAGTGGACCTGGTTATCAGCCGCCACGAACGCCTCCACCGCCGCCCCCACCTTCTAACGTCGGTTACATTCCCACTTTCCTCCCAAGAACAGACCACGTACCTCCAAGCTATATCAACATGCCAGCTGCTGGAGCAGCCTCCGGACGCCCCGGTGGAGGTGGTTTTGGCATGGGGGTAGGTGCCGGAGCATTAGCAGCCGGTGCTGTCATCTTCGGCGATGACTTTATGTCAGGCTTTGATGTCCCTGCTGGATTACAATATCCTAGCCTTACCCTTGTAACTGATCCCCCTTTCTGA
- the LOC127794239 gene encoding uncharacterized protein LOC127794239: MTKEAHITGPNSPQVFRIMLIGQNKSTEREMAVAGRLQGGGNLPSGIRQLPPSTTIIARSYHKRPLRPPPPPIFISTNPAHVNPGHLQDLYRRCNHSCHRFPRLDSDGCVEPVDLLKLRVALSHSSVVVSVFSKPDVVASYSSFSNAPDSSLQLPAPMSVGGNWLQRVAPVTPENGELVGFGRAVSDCGLTASIYDVVVLPAMRGMGIGRMIVQRIIRVMTGRGIYDIAALCSEEERLLFEACGFGSDILGSTTMMYAKTASGQGNEMVKRIGRRLLLVPPEREREPLKS; encoded by the exons ATGACTAAAGAGGCCCATATAACTGGGCCGAATAGCCCACAAGTGTTTAGGATAATGCTGATTGGGCAGAACAaatccacagagagagagatggcggTCGCGGGAAGGCTACAAGGCGGTGGTAATCTTCCGTCCGGAATCCGGCAACTTCCGCCGTCGACGACCATCATCGCCAGGAGCTACCACAAGAGACCACTCCGACCACCGCCTCCGCCAATATTCATCTCCACGAACCCTGCTCACGTGAACCCTGGCCACCTCCAGGACCTTTACCGCCGCTGCAACCACTCGTGCCACCGCTTCCCCCGCCTCGACTCAGACGGCTGCGTCGAGCCCGTCGACCTCCTCAAGCTCCGCGTTGCTCTCTCCCACAGCTCCGTCGTCGTTTCCGTCTTCTCCAAACCCGACGTCGTTGCCTCCTACTCTTCCTTCTCGAACGCTCCCGATTCGTCGCTGCAGCTTCCAGCACCGATGAGCGTGGGAGGTAATTGGCTCCAGAGAGTGGCGCCAGTTACGCCGGAAAATGGCGAGTTGGTCGGCTTTGGCCGAGCGGTTTCCGATTGTGGATTGACTGCTTCGATCTACGATGTCGTG GTTCTTCCTGCCATGAGAGGAATGGGAATCGGCAGGATGATAGTTCAAAGAATCATAAG AGTGATGACTGGTAGAGGCATCTATGACATAGCAGCCCTTTGCTCGGAGGAGGAGAG GTTACTTTTTGAAGCATGTGGATTTGGGAGCGATATTTTGGGATCTACGACTATGATGTATGCAAAGACTGCTAGCGGCCAAGGGAATGAGATGGTCAAACGCATTGGTCGACGGCTGTTGTTAGTTccaccagagagagagagagaaccctTAAAATCATAA